The Crocosphaera subtropica ATCC 51142 genome includes a window with the following:
- a CDS encoding site-2 protease family protein: MNNNIRVGNLFGIPFYVNPSWFLVLGLVTFSYGGQLAYFQQLNGIVPWILGFVAAILLFASVLAHELGHSFVAISQGIEVKSITLFLFGGLASLEKESDSPLEAFLVAIAGPVVSLLLAAILFIVAFNVSFPAPIEAIIELLASINLVLGLFNLIPGLPLDGGNILKSLVWKITGNPNKGIIFASRVGQVFGWLAVGVGGLSILGIIQFGNFWTLLIGFFLLQNAGVSAQSAQVQETLNGYTAEDAVIPDSPIVSSELTIREFVNEYVIGKNQWRKFLVVNEEGNLSGVLEVEGLKKIPTSDWTEIKVSEVMEPVKDLITIKSDETLLEVVKMLENDPQKQLTVIGDNGKVLGLLEKNSIIKLLEKDKQAQAA; the protein is encoded by the coding sequence ATGAATAACAATATAAGAGTTGGAAATTTATTTGGTATTCCTTTCTATGTTAACCCCTCATGGTTTTTAGTGTTAGGGTTAGTTACTTTTAGTTATGGAGGACAGTTAGCCTACTTTCAACAGTTGAATGGAATTGTCCCTTGGATTTTGGGTTTTGTTGCTGCTATTTTATTATTCGCTTCTGTATTAGCCCACGAATTAGGTCATAGTTTTGTGGCGATTTCTCAAGGAATTGAGGTTAAATCTATTACCTTATTCTTGTTCGGAGGATTAGCTAGTTTAGAGAAGGAATCTGACAGTCCGTTAGAGGCTTTTTTAGTAGCGATCGCAGGTCCTGTGGTTAGTTTATTACTCGCTGCTATTCTTTTCATTGTTGCTTTTAATGTTTCTTTTCCGGCACCTATTGAAGCCATTATTGAACTGTTAGCTTCGATTAACTTAGTGTTAGGATTATTTAACTTAATTCCTGGTCTACCTTTAGATGGGGGAAATATCTTAAAATCTCTTGTCTGGAAGATTACAGGAAACCCCAACAAAGGGATTATTTTTGCTAGTCGTGTCGGTCAAGTATTCGGCTGGTTGGCGGTTGGCGTTGGTGGTTTATCCATCTTAGGAATTATCCAATTTGGTAACTTTTGGACGCTATTAATCGGTTTCTTCTTATTACAAAATGCTGGTGTTTCTGCCCAATCTGCACAAGTACAAGAAACCCTCAATGGTTATACAGCAGAAGATGCCGTCATTCCTGATAGTCCCATTGTTTCGAGTGAGTTAACGATTCGTGAATTTGTCAATGAGTATGTCATTGGTAAAAATCAGTGGAGAAAGTTTCTAGTTGTTAACGAAGAAGGGAATTTATCAGGGGTTTTAGAAGTAGAAGGATTGAAAAAGATTCCTACCTCTGATTGGACTGAAATTAAGGTTTCGGAGGTCATGGAACCTGTCAAAGACTTAATTACGATTAAGTCAGATGAAACCCTGTTAGAAGTAGTAAAAATGCTAGAAAATGATCCTCAAAAACAACTAACTGTGATTGGAGATAATGGAAAAGTTCTAGGGTTACTTGAGAAAAATTCCATTATTAAGTTACTGGAAAAAGACAAACAAGCTCAAGCTGCCTAA
- a CDS encoding 2'-5' RNA ligase family protein, with amino-acid sequence MNNSQKPSKKRFFIALLPPKDVQKEATKIKKYFKDIYNSKAALKSPPHVTLQPPFEWEIEDLPNLIQALNHFSQSQQPFFMTLNGFSAFKPRVIYIDVLKTSELLSIQKSLMSHLESSLNLVHSVSKSRPFAPHLTVAFRDLTKKNFYQAWPEFKDKEFYYNFMINEITLLIHNGSNWDIHSEYCFNQLNDLQKLIL; translated from the coding sequence ATGAATAACTCACAAAAGCCTTCAAAAAAAAGATTTTTTATTGCTCTACTTCCTCCCAAGGATGTGCAAAAAGAGGCTACAAAAATAAAAAAATATTTTAAAGATATTTATAATAGTAAAGCAGCGTTAAAGTCTCCGCCTCATGTTACCCTACAACCGCCTTTTGAATGGGAGATAGAAGACTTACCGAACTTAATTCAAGCGTTAAATCATTTCTCTCAATCTCAACAACCCTTTTTTATGACTTTAAATGGATTTTCTGCCTTTAAACCTCGTGTTATTTATATCGATGTCTTAAAAACTTCTGAACTTTTATCCATTCAAAAATCATTAATGTCTCATTTAGAATCTAGTTTAAATCTTGTCCACTCAGTGTCTAAAAGTCGTCCCTTTGCACCTCATTTAACTGTTGCTTTTCGGGATTTAACGAAAAAGAATTTTTATCAAGCTTGGCCAGAATTTAAAGATAAGGAATTTTACTACAATTTTATGATTAATGAAATAACTTTATTAATCCATAATGGTAGCAATTGGGATATTCATTCCGAATATTGTTTTAATCAGCTAAACGATCTTCAAAAATTAATTTTATAG
- a CDS encoding DUF3318 domain-containing protein produces the protein MTYVTSSARAEMSELRRLKTLLPPELQNWVMVEGSTEINPPLIRCEELGRDEVEIQIDLAKWENLAIDQRNLLFWHEVARIQNDTIPREGWEMAALAIGLGGAVGELWVQDGLLLLLALSLCGISGYRLWQKNNGERKLKESIEADEKAIALATRFGYTLPNAYKSLGSAFKTLIEQTPNRRQRKQYESRLQALRRSASKAKEKMQQEKGKRPLR, from the coding sequence ATGACCTATGTAACTTCTTCTGCTAGAGCAGAGATGAGTGAGCTAAGGCGGTTAAAAACATTACTGCCTCCAGAATTACAAAACTGGGTAATGGTAGAAGGGAGTACGGAAATCAATCCTCCCCTCATACGCTGTGAAGAATTAGGAAGAGACGAAGTAGAGATTCAAATCGACTTAGCTAAATGGGAAAATTTAGCCATTGACCAGCGCAATCTATTATTCTGGCACGAAGTTGCCCGTATTCAAAACGATACCATTCCCAGAGAAGGATGGGAGATGGCCGCCCTAGCTATCGGTTTAGGTGGGGCAGTGGGAGAACTTTGGGTACAAGACGGGTTGCTTCTCCTCTTAGCCTTATCCCTCTGTGGTATTTCTGGGTATCGACTTTGGCAAAAAAATAACGGAGAACGGAAATTAAAAGAATCTATTGAAGCGGATGAAAAAGCTATTGCCTTAGCCACCCGTTTTGGTTATACTTTGCCCAACGCCTATAAAAGTCTTGGGAGTGCCTTTAAAACACTCATCGAACAAACCCCTAACCGCCGGCAACGGAAGCAATATGAATCTCGTCTCCAAGCCCTTAGACGCAGTGCAAGTAAGGCAAAAGAAAAAATGCAGCAGGAAAAAGGAAAGCGTCCCCTGCGCTGA
- a CDS encoding SH3 domain-containing protein, which translates to MNRLSGVFQFLLGFFLGIFLLVGGTASLAYVVFARMNANPEKPTFAEEKPPETTAKAETQPVVNKETKTQPVEEVVAKEPVIEEETEEDIEELPDGAYRAKVTWSTGLSVRSQPDLNAERIGGVDYESEVIILQTTADGGWQQVRLPDSQQEGWVKAGNVEKVEE; encoded by the coding sequence ATGAATCGTTTATCTGGCGTTTTTCAATTTTTATTAGGATTTTTCCTTGGTATCTTTCTATTAGTGGGAGGAACGGCTTCTTTAGCTTATGTGGTCTTTGCTCGCATGAATGCTAACCCTGAAAAACCCACCTTTGCTGAAGAGAAACCCCCAGAAACCACTGCTAAGGCTGAGACGCAACCGGTTGTTAACAAGGAAACCAAAACCCAACCCGTTGAGGAAGTCGTAGCTAAAGAACCTGTGATCGAAGAAGAAACAGAAGAAGATATAGAAGAACTACCTGACGGGGCCTATCGGGCAAAAGTTACCTGGTCAACCGGTTTAAGTGTGCGATCGCAACCTGACTTAAATGCCGAAAGAATTGGCGGTGTTGACTACGAGTCTGAGGTGATCATACTACAAACCACTGCCGATGGCGGTTGGCAGCAAGTTCGTCTCCCTGACTCTCAACAAGAAGGTTGGGTTAAAGCCGGCAATGTGGAAAAAGTAGAAGAATAA
- a CDS encoding AAA family ATPase has protein sequence MTFREEFELLLRACYPLIYISTSEEERLENAIAQCTQTMQNRTVYIWDFVDGYQDNPNNEGVGRRNPLQALEFVEKLPNNIGGIFILRDFQRFLEDVSISRKLRNLARSLKSQPKNIIIIAPQVQIPDELTEVLTILDFPLPTGTEIKNEIERLLGATGQPLSDTLVDELVRSAQGLSLERIRRVLTLCIASHGRIEPEDVELILEEKRQSIRQTQILDFYPATEQISDIGGLDNLKDWLLRRGGAFSEKARAYGLPHPRGLLLVGIQGTGKSLTAKAISHHWHLPLLRLDVGRLFGGLVGESESRTRQMVNLAEALAPCVLWIDEIDKAFAGVEGKGDGGTTSRVFGTFITWLAEKKSPVFVVATANNIKALPPEMLRKGRFDEIFFVGLPTQREREAIFNVHLSRLRPHNLKTYDIKRLAYETPDFSGAEIEQTLIEAMHIGFSQNRDFTTDDILQAASQIIPLARTAQEEIEFLQQWAAAGKARLASRQSSLNSLTP, from the coding sequence ATGACATTTCGAGAAGAATTTGAACTGCTACTACGGGCCTGCTACCCTTTAATCTATATTTCCACCAGCGAAGAAGAAAGACTAGAAAATGCGATCGCTCAATGCACCCAAACCATGCAAAACCGCACGGTTTATATTTGGGACTTCGTAGACGGTTATCAAGATAACCCCAATAACGAAGGAGTCGGCAGACGTAACCCTCTCCAAGCATTAGAATTTGTAGAAAAACTGCCCAATAATATCGGCGGAATCTTCATTTTAAGAGACTTTCAACGCTTTTTAGAAGATGTTTCCATCTCCCGAAAACTGCGAAACCTAGCCCGTAGTTTAAAATCTCAACCCAAAAATATCATTATTATTGCCCCACAAGTCCAAATTCCCGATGAATTAACCGAAGTCCTTACCATCCTTGACTTTCCCCTTCCCACCGGCACAGAAATCAAAAACGAAATAGAACGCCTTCTAGGAGCCACAGGACAGCCTTTATCTGATACATTAGTCGATGAATTAGTCAGATCGGCACAAGGACTGTCTTTAGAGAGAATACGCCGTGTTTTGACCCTTTGTATCGCCAGTCATGGACGCATCGAACCCGAAGACGTAGAACTGATTTTAGAAGAAAAACGGCAATCCATCCGTCAAACCCAAATTCTCGATTTTTATCCTGCTACTGAACAAATCTCCGATATAGGGGGGTTAGACAACCTCAAAGACTGGTTACTGCGTCGTGGGGGAGCATTTAGCGAAAAAGCAAGGGCCTATGGTTTACCTCACCCTAGAGGACTGCTTTTGGTGGGTATCCAAGGCACCGGAAAATCCCTCACCGCTAAAGCCATTTCTCACCATTGGCACTTACCCTTATTACGGTTAGATGTGGGGCGACTGTTTGGGGGGTTAGTGGGAGAGTCCGAGTCTCGTACCCGTCAAATGGTCAATTTAGCAGAAGCGTTGGCCCCTTGTGTGTTATGGATTGATGAGATTGATAAAGCCTTCGCAGGGGTAGAAGGAAAAGGGGACGGAGGCACCACTAGCCGTGTGTTTGGGACGTTTATCACCTGGTTAGCGGAAAAAAAATCCCCCGTGTTTGTCGTCGCCACTGCCAACAATATCAAAGCCTTACCCCCAGAAATGTTACGCAAAGGCCGCTTTGACGAAATTTTCTTTGTGGGTTTACCCACCCAGAGGGAACGAGAAGCCATTTTTAACGTCCATCTATCTAGACTGCGACCCCATAATCTGAAAACTTACGACATCAAGCGACTTGCTTATGAAACCCCAGATTTTTCGGGGGCAGAGATTGAACAAACCTTAATTGAAGCTATGCACATCGGATTTAGTCAAAACCGTGACTTTACCACCGATGATATCTTACAAGCAGCAAGTCAAATTATCCCCTTAGCCCGAACTGCCCAAGAAGAAATTGAATTTTTGCAGCAGTGGGCCGCAGCCGGAAAAGCCCGGTTAGCCTCTCGCCAAAGTAGTTTAAATTCTTTAACTCCTTAA
- a CDS encoding histidine phosphatase family protein → MSLTLYFLRHGETESSLKDSFCGTLDPDLTPQGKEMAKAFADAYKSFDWSAIYVSPMKRTIATAKPLCDATGMEMQIKDGLKEMNFGQWENRTRDWVKEHDLEAYIDWMTEPAWNPPPDGETAVEVGSRAMLVISEIEANYPDGKVLVVAHKTTIRIILCHLLGIDLGRYRDRIDMLAASVSIIEFGLHGPLLKKLGDRSYMSQELQDRAGT, encoded by the coding sequence ATGAGTTTAACGTTATATTTTTTACGTCACGGTGAAACAGAAAGTAGTCTTAAAGATAGTTTTTGTGGCACCCTTGATCCTGATTTAACGCCTCAAGGAAAAGAAATGGCAAAAGCGTTTGCTGATGCTTATAAATCCTTTGATTGGTCTGCTATTTATGTGAGTCCCATGAAGCGGACTATTGCCACTGCAAAACCTCTTTGTGACGCAACAGGAATGGAAATGCAGATCAAAGATGGACTGAAAGAAATGAATTTTGGTCAATGGGAAAATCGTACCCGTGACTGGGTTAAAGAGCATGATTTAGAGGCATATATTGACTGGATGACGGAACCGGCTTGGAACCCTCCTCCTGATGGAGAAACGGCGGTAGAAGTGGGTAGCCGTGCCATGTTAGTTATATCAGAAATTGAAGCAAACTATCCTGATGGTAAAGTGTTAGTGGTTGCTCATAAAACAACAATTAGAATTATTTTATGTCATTTATTAGGCATTGATTTGGGACGTTATCGTGACCGTATTGATATGTTAGCAGCATCAGTAAGTATTATTGAATTCGGGTTACATGGTCCTTTATTGAAAAAATTAGGCGATCGCTCCTACATGAGTCAAGAATTACAAGATCGTGCAGGGACTTAA
- a CDS encoding DJ-1/PfpI/YhbO family deglycase/protease: MTLTHEYKQVRVAILIENHFEDSEFQIPYTALKQANAEVVVLGSRMNDTYKGKRGKVSIKPDATATEVRSEDFDVIIIPGGAAPDAIRANPNAVRLVMNGMAQNKLIAAICHGPQVLIEADQLRGKRATGFQAIRKDMQNAGAIYIDEPVIVQENLITARRPGDLPMFTTIILTQLGLSLEGTTLPESTESNYEWWKLGEAWGGSKRSDIINALNTAIMGEHYTIRAFEEYTQRASDPQLKTLFNEVCTTKQNHIQRLESRLGDFNEKVSWQAIGSEVYASLQSLIQSSHETEILRRALGDLQTGVVDTYHLCNQLTDPQTAAILADIEDNLARLERCLSDLYRARLDDQVQPPMPTTIAVVS, translated from the coding sequence ATGACATTGACTCATGAATACAAGCAAGTACGAGTTGCAATTCTTATTGAAAATCATTTTGAAGATTCAGAATTTCAGATTCCTTACACTGCATTAAAACAGGCAAACGCTGAGGTTGTGGTCTTGGGTTCACGGATGAATGACACATATAAGGGTAAGCGAGGTAAAGTTTCTATTAAACCTGATGCTACAGCTACTGAAGTTCGTTCTGAGGATTTTGATGTCATTATCATTCCTGGGGGGGCAGCCCCTGACGCAATTCGGGCCAATCCCAACGCCGTACGCTTAGTTATGAATGGCATGGCTCAGAACAAATTGATTGCTGCTATCTGTCATGGTCCCCAAGTCTTGATTGAAGCTGACCAATTGCGAGGCAAGAGAGCTACAGGGTTTCAGGCTATTCGCAAGGATATGCAAAATGCAGGTGCAATTTATATCGATGAACCGGTAATTGTGCAAGAAAACCTAATCACTGCTCGTCGTCCTGGGGATTTACCGATGTTTACCACCATCATTTTGACCCAACTGGGTTTAAGCTTAGAAGGAACGACATTACCCGAATCCACCGAGTCTAATTATGAATGGTGGAAACTTGGAGAAGCTTGGGGCGGATCAAAACGGAGTGATATTATTAATGCTCTTAATACTGCCATCATGGGTGAGCATTACACCATCCGAGCTTTTGAAGAATATACACAGCGAGCTTCTGATCCCCAACTCAAAACCCTCTTTAACGAAGTTTGCACCACTAAACAAAACCACATTCAACGACTAGAATCTCGCCTAGGTGACTTTAATGAAAAAGTTTCCTGGCAAGCCATTGGTAGTGAAGTTTATGCCAGTTTACAAAGTTTAATCCAGTCAAGTCATGAAACAGAAATCCTTCGCCGCGCTCTAGGGGATTTACAAACAGGGGTGGTTGACACTTATCATCTTTGTAATCAGCTTACCGATCCTCAAACTGCGGCTATCTTGGCTGACATTGAAGATAATCTAGCTCGCCTTGAGCGATGTCTCTCAGACCTTTATCGCGCACGGTTAGATGATCAAGTGCAACCTCCTATGCCAACAACCATTGCTGTTGTAAGTTAA
- a CDS encoding aspartate:alanine exchanger family transporter has protein sequence MEWIRSFLAEEPILTLFLVIGLGYAVGEISLAGFSLGAGAVLFVGLFIGAIIPQSAPPAILSTIGLIIFFYGIGIQYGKPFFKGLVSPTGRKQNFIAVMSLIMAGLVTLVLVNQLQISANIGAGVFTGALVNTAALQSVIEKVGGDLPSVGYSVAYPFGVFGPILFIYLASSLLKPQIQPHRSETIQEYEVAVSSQMVGKSLGAFKTQMPPDLQIVAVRQEGQNRMPKNNLQLQAGDSLLVIGEGLSREEVHHLLSKEKPLAHRAEDGKSIVADHQDLDDIDVYVSKPSVIGRKLGELNLGDTLGCTVLSIQRGDAQLYPHPGLILEAGDRIRVVTESGQFEKVQDFFGNSARSTAEVSYLSLGIGLTLGVLFGLIPFSLPGLGTFTFGAGGGAMIVSLILGKIGRSGNLRWTMPPSANLTLRNLGLTLFLAVVGMRSAEQFVSTVQTTGFLLIGMGMAITLSVAIASLILGYGLFHLSFDEVLGIIAGVTGNPAILAYASNVVPTNKPELGYALIFPTSTLIKILVIQGILVFLNNSPEV, from the coding sequence ATGGAGTGGATACGCTCATTTTTAGCCGAAGAACCTATTTTAACCTTGTTTTTAGTGATCGGGTTGGGTTATGCAGTTGGTGAAATATCCCTAGCTGGTTTTAGTCTTGGTGCAGGAGCAGTCTTATTTGTGGGTTTGTTTATTGGTGCAATTATTCCTCAATCAGCCCCTCCTGCCATTCTCAGTACCATAGGGCTAATTATCTTCTTTTATGGTATCGGTATTCAGTATGGTAAACCTTTTTTTAAAGGCTTAGTCAGTCCAACTGGACGGAAACAGAATTTCATTGCAGTAATGAGTTTAATCATGGCAGGGTTAGTCACATTGGTTCTGGTAAATCAATTGCAGATTTCTGCCAATATTGGGGCAGGGGTTTTTACAGGAGCGTTAGTCAACACCGCTGCCTTACAATCGGTCATTGAAAAAGTGGGGGGAGACTTGCCCTCGGTGGGGTATAGTGTGGCTTATCCTTTTGGGGTATTTGGTCCAATATTGTTTATCTATTTAGCTTCATCGCTTTTAAAACCGCAAATTCAGCCTCATCGTTCCGAAACCATCCAAGAGTATGAAGTAGCGGTTAGTTCGCAGATGGTAGGAAAATCACTCGGTGCATTCAAAACTCAAATGCCTCCTGACCTGCAAATTGTCGCTGTTCGACAAGAGGGACAAAACCGAATGCCAAAGAATAATTTACAACTCCAAGCAGGGGATAGTTTACTGGTCATTGGCGAAGGATTATCTCGTGAGGAAGTTCATCATCTGTTATCAAAGGAAAAACCTCTAGCACATAGGGCAGAAGATGGGAAAAGTATAGTAGCAGATCATCAGGATTTGGATGATATAGATGTTTATGTGTCTAAACCGTCAGTAATTGGGCGAAAATTAGGAGAATTAAATCTAGGAGACACCCTTGGTTGCACTGTATTATCGATTCAACGGGGAGATGCCCAACTTTATCCGCACCCTGGCCTGATTCTTGAAGCCGGAGATCGAATTCGGGTGGTGACAGAATCGGGACAATTTGAGAAGGTACAGGACTTTTTTGGCAATTCGGCTCGCAGTACCGCAGAAGTCAGTTATCTTAGTTTAGGAATTGGCTTAACCCTTGGTGTGTTATTTGGCTTAATTCCCTTTTCCTTGCCGGGGTTGGGAACATTCACCTTTGGGGCAGGGGGAGGTGCAATGATTGTTTCATTAATTTTGGGTAAAATAGGGCGTTCTGGTAATCTGCGTTGGACAATGCCTCCTTCAGCGAATCTTACCTTACGCAATTTGGGCTTGACGCTGTTTTTAGCCGTTGTTGGAATGCGCTCTGCTGAACAATTTGTGTCAACGGTACAAACCACAGGATTTTTGTTAATCGGTATGGGGATGGCAATTACCCTATCTGTGGCGATCGCTTCTTTAATCTTAGGTTATGGGTTGTTTCATCTTTCTTTTGATGAAGTATTAGGAATTATAGCAGGAGTCACGGGGAATCCAGCGATTCTGGCTTATGCTTCCAATGTTGTACCTACTAACAAGCCAGAATTAGGTTATGCGCTTATTTTTCCCACCAGTACCTTAATTAAAATTCTCGTCATTCAAGGGATTCTTGTATTTTTGAACAACTCCCCTGAAGTGTAG
- a CDS encoding class I SAM-dependent methyltransferase — protein MEDYQLLIDLHKNANRQGPGGDAETEMALDLSMVDRSAPLKIADIGCGTGASTLLLAQLLNAQITAVDFLKEFLEVLESKAENMGLSEKIATLSCSMDNLPFGDEEFDILWSEGAIYNIGFERGVKDWKRYLKMGGLLVVSEITWITRSRPSELQKYWDNEYPEIDMASSKISLLEKNGYSPIGYFILPEDCWLANYYQPMQNSFKDFLYRNGNSEEAQAIVEAQNKEIELYEKYKSYYSYGVYVARKL, from the coding sequence GTGGAAGATTATCAACTTTTGATAGACCTTCATAAAAATGCCAATCGGCAAGGTCCAGGGGGTGATGCTGAAACGGAAATGGCTCTCGACCTGTCTATGGTAGATCGGTCTGCGCCATTAAAGATTGCCGATATAGGCTGTGGCACAGGGGCTTCCACACTGTTGCTTGCCCAACTATTGAATGCTCAGATTACAGCAGTGGACTTCCTTAAGGAGTTTCTAGAAGTGCTTGAAAGTAAAGCCGAAAATATGGGGCTTTCTGAAAAAATAGCAACCCTTTCCTGTTCAATGGATAACCTGCCCTTTGGAGATGAGGAATTTGATATCCTCTGGTCTGAGGGGGCGATATATAATATTGGCTTTGAAAGAGGGGTAAAAGACTGGAAACGTTATCTAAAAATGGGCGGACTACTGGTTGTTTCGGAGATTACCTGGATTACACGCTCCCGCCCATCGGAACTTCAAAAATATTGGGATAACGAATACCCCGAAATAGATATGGCATCCTCCAAGATTAGTCTACTGGAGAAAAACGGCTATTCCCCTATTGGCTACTTTATTTTACCAGAGGATTGTTGGCTGGCTAATTATTATCAGCCGATGCAAAATAGTTTTAAGGATTTCCTATACCGAAACGGCAATAGCGAAGAAGCACAAGCAATAGTAGAAGCGCAGAACAAAGAAATCGAACTCTATGAAAAGTATAAATCATACTACAGTTATGGTGTATATGTCGCAAGAAAGTTATAG
- a CDS encoding type II toxin-antitoxin system HicB family antitoxin → MKAEFTAIIEAASEGGYWAICPEVPGANGQGETIEEAKESLKSAIKLIFEDRLAD, encoded by the coding sequence ATGAAAGCAGAGTTCACCGCCATTATTGAAGCGGCCTCAGAAGGAGGATACTGGGCAATTTGTCCCGAAGTCCCAGGTGCCAATGGTCAAGGAGAAACCATTGAAGAGGCAAAAGAAAGCTTAAAAAGTGCTATAAAATTAATTTTTGAAGATCGTTTAGCTGATTAA
- a CDS encoding DUF4351 domain-containing protein, with amino-acid sequence MEALKEAIFDFSNVEDLRSWLNQ; translated from the coding sequence ATAGAAGCATTAAAAGAAGCTATTTTTGATTTTTCCAATGTAGAAGATTTAAGAAGTTGGTTAAATCAATAA